The following are encoded together in the Methanosarcina flavescens genome:
- a CDS encoding uroporphyrinogen-III synthase yields MTGEQEKTKMPVLAIMRPENYRERSEALARDYGFNPIYAPMIKLEGIKDEGFEPFVRRVLAGESDYVVFTSANGVTFTLDKLSETEKEEFINALKKSRIIAIGPNTEKELVKIGIDNSFLPADYSSEGIVEALCPEIRGKIVDLARSAFGAKVLIEGLEKCGATVYETHVYTLSIPEGEAQKELIERTLAGKVDAFAFTSSMMVKGFMKHAKGLGSEETIKETLNRAVVGAIGTPTGKTLKKYGINTKVIPDEFTFEALLKAIKNQLQEFEGLT; encoded by the coding sequence ATGACAGGAGAACAGGAGAAGACGAAAATGCCGGTCCTTGCAATCATGAGGCCGGAAAACTACAGGGAAAGATCCGAGGCTCTTGCCAGGGATTATGGCTTTAATCCGATATATGCCCCTATGATAAAGCTTGAAGGCATAAAAGATGAGGGATTTGAGCCTTTTGTACGGAGAGTCCTTGCCGGCGAGTCCGACTACGTGGTTTTTACCAGTGCAAACGGGGTAACCTTTACCCTGGATAAGCTCTCCGAAACTGAAAAAGAAGAATTTATCAATGCACTTAAAAAATCCAGAATAATCGCAATCGGACCTAATACAGAAAAAGAACTTGTAAAAATAGGAATTGACAATTCTTTCCTGCCAGCCGATTATAGCTCAGAAGGGATTGTAGAAGCTCTCTGCCCTGAGATAAGAGGGAAAATAGTAGATCTTGCCAGGAGTGCTTTTGGGGCTAAAGTCTTAATAGAAGGGCTCGAAAAGTGTGGAGCTACGGTTTATGAGACCCACGTGTACACTCTCAGTATCCCTGAAGGAGAGGCTCAAAAAGAGTTGATTGAGCGCACACTTGCAGGGAAAGTGGATGCTTTTGCTTTTACAAGCTCCATGATGGTTAAAGGCTTTATGAAGCACGCTAAAGGGCTGGGATCAGAGGAAACTATTAAAGAAACTCTCAATAGGGCCGTGGTGGGAGCGATTGGCACGCCTACGGGAAAAACTCTGAAGAAATATGGGATTAATACAAAGGTAATCCCTGACGAATTCACCTTTGAAGCCCTGTTAAAGGCTATAAAGAACCAGCTTCAAGAATTTGAAGGATTGACATGA
- the ahbC gene encoding 12,18-didecarboxysiroheme deacetylase produces MIGISKLYCGTVEPSDALRYGRKSKNLPSHLLQFSKDKKPVVVWNMTRRCNLKCIHCYAQAKDIEFQNELSTEEGKALIDDLAQFGSPVILFSGGEPTLRKDLPELAAYAREKGMRAVISTNGTLINRDMAKKLKDVGLSYVGVSLDGIRETNDKFRGMKGAFDAALRGLHNCQEEGIKVGLRFTINKQNVADIPAIFDLLEKEKIPRICFYHLVYAGRGSEMVSEDLSLEESRQAVDLILERTRSLHEKGFPAEVLTVDNHCDGPYLYMKLLKENPERAAEVFELLSMNQGNSSGIGIGCVSWDGSVHADQFWRHYSFGNVRERPFSEIWNDLSDELMAGLKDRKPLIKAHADRCARCKWLEVCNGNFRVRAEAVYGNVWADDPACYLTKEEIGYDEA; encoded by the coding sequence ATGATAGGCATATCAAAACTTTACTGCGGGACTGTGGAACCTTCTGATGCCCTCCGTTATGGAAGGAAATCAAAGAATCTTCCCTCACACCTGTTGCAGTTCTCAAAAGATAAAAAGCCAGTTGTAGTCTGGAATATGACCCGCCGCTGTAACCTGAAATGTATACATTGCTATGCCCAGGCGAAGGATATCGAGTTTCAAAACGAGCTTTCGACCGAGGAAGGCAAAGCTCTTATCGATGACCTTGCACAATTTGGAAGTCCGGTAATCCTCTTTTCAGGGGGTGAACCTACCCTGAGAAAGGATCTGCCCGAACTTGCAGCCTATGCTCGTGAAAAAGGGATGAGGGCAGTGATTTCTACAAACGGGACACTGATAAATCGGGATATGGCAAAAAAACTAAAGGATGTCGGGCTATCTTACGTGGGAGTTTCCCTGGATGGCATAAGAGAAACGAATGATAAATTCAGGGGGATGAAAGGAGCATTCGACGCAGCTCTTAGGGGACTTCATAATTGCCAGGAAGAAGGCATAAAAGTGGGCTTGCGTTTTACAATTAACAAACAAAATGTCGCAGATATTCCCGCAATCTTTGACCTGCTTGAAAAAGAAAAGATTCCAAGAATATGTTTTTACCATCTGGTTTATGCAGGCCGGGGTTCGGAAATGGTAAGTGAAGATCTCTCCCTTGAAGAGTCCAGGCAGGCTGTAGACCTCATACTCGAGAGGACAAGAAGCCTGCACGAAAAAGGTTTTCCTGCCGAAGTCCTTACCGTGGACAATCATTGTGACGGTCCCTACCTTTATATGAAACTCCTCAAAGAAAACCCGGAAAGGGCTGCGGAGGTATTTGAACTTCTCTCAATGAACCAGGGCAATTCCTCAGGAATAGGTATAGGATGCGTCTCCTGGGATGGCTCGGTGCATGCTGACCAGTTCTGGAGACATTACTCCTTTGGGAACGTGCGGGAACGCCCATTCAGTGAAATCTGGAATGATCTGAGTGATGAACTCATGGCAGGGCTCAAGGACAGGAAGCCCCTGATAAAAGCTCACGCCGACCGCTGTGCCCGGTGCAAGTGGTTAGAGGTTTGCAATGGGAATTTCAGGGTGCGGGCTGAAGCCGTATACGGCAATGTCTGGGCAGACGATCCTGCGTGTTACCTGACAAAAGAAGAGATAGGATATGATGAGGCCTGA
- a CDS encoding molybdopterin-dependent oxidoreductase, which produces MNLIPLSMTVSIIFLITSGCISEREEPETYDNETENLSYEGKSLTPIAQQRNNAIKGTQYIDRESYRLQVNGLVEKPLNLTYEEITTMPQVSKVVELNCVEGWSFTAKWTGVRIADLFEEAGAMENATTAIFYSADGYSTSLDRDYLLENDIILAYRLNDVTLPPDRGFPLQLVAEDKYGYKWAKWIVRIELSDSPYRGYWEKRGYNNTADVGGPELER; this is translated from the coding sequence ATGAATTTAATTCCTTTATCCATGACCGTTTCAATAATTTTCTTAATTACCTCTGGTTGTATCTCGGAAAGAGAAGAACCGGAAACCTATGATAATGAAACTGAAAACCTTTCATACGAAGGAAAATCACTGACTCCAATAGCACAGCAGCGAAATAATGCCATTAAAGGGACTCAGTATATTGACAGGGAGAGCTACAGACTGCAGGTCAATGGGCTAGTGGAAAAGCCTCTAAATCTTACTTATGAAGAAATAACCACAATGCCTCAAGTTTCGAAAGTTGTGGAGCTGAACTGTGTGGAAGGCTGGAGCTTTACTGCAAAGTGGACAGGAGTAAGGATAGCTGACCTTTTTGAAGAGGCAGGGGCTATGGAGAACGCAACTACCGCGATTTTTTACAGCGCGGATGGCTATTCTACTTCACTTGATAGGGATTACCTGCTAGAAAATGATATAATTCTTGCATACAGGCTCAACGATGTAACCCTGCCCCCAGACAGGGGTTTTCCTCTTCAGCTCGTAGCTGAAGATAAATATGGATATAAATGGGCAAAATGGATAGTAAGAATTGAGCTGAGTGACTCACCTTACAGGGGATACTGGGAGAAAAGGGGATATAATAACACGGCTGATGTCGGTGGACCTGAACTTGAGAGATAA
- a CDS encoding phosphotransferase produces MASRHVDVLSPGDPFRDWLVEEVVGHRLRNKKCSVNVFKYNSSHTVCRYQFMGENFSVMAKFFAEPTGRLKDYNPHKGMMNEYRNLKKAASVINVAKPLAVNKKFNCVLVTEHIPGKSLAWYFNHEEKLYEKLAAVAHMLRQLHENTKASYNKENEFRNYHEVLDHLKLDHDTRESFNKLLGQWWYSSLLNREHGCMVHRDVTPSNYIFCKGKPYALDFESSWFHAHPVRDLGILTAELKNEFELRKGGGWKAEPYIGNFLWEYSIDEKHFKYVTRVLPFFMSIGLLRSARLHQGDYKSYLIKEAYECLKAINYM; encoded by the coding sequence GTGGCTTCTCGCCATGTTGATGTTTTAAGCCCAGGGGATCCTTTCAGGGACTGGCTTGTTGAAGAGGTAGTCGGGCACAGACTCAGGAATAAAAAATGTTCTGTTAACGTTTTTAAGTATAACTCTTCCCATACCGTCTGCAGGTATCAGTTCATGGGAGAAAACTTCAGTGTAATGGCAAAATTTTTTGCCGAACCTACCGGCCGATTGAAAGATTATAACCCTCATAAAGGCATGATGAACGAATACCGGAATCTTAAAAAAGCTGCATCGGTAATAAACGTTGCAAAGCCTCTTGCAGTCAATAAGAAGTTCAATTGCGTTCTTGTAACCGAACACATACCTGGAAAATCTCTTGCCTGGTATTTCAACCATGAAGAAAAACTTTATGAGAAGCTTGCTGCAGTTGCACACATGCTCAGGCAGCTCCATGAGAACACAAAGGCTTCCTACAATAAGGAAAACGAATTCAGGAATTATCATGAAGTACTGGATCACCTGAAACTGGATCATGATACCAGAGAGAGCTTTAACAAACTGCTCGGACAATGGTGGTACAGTTCCCTGCTTAACAGGGAGCATGGCTGTATGGTTCATAGGGATGTTACCCCTTCCAATTATATTTTTTGCAAAGGCAAGCCTTATGCCCTCGATTTTGAGAGCTCCTGGTTCCATGCACATCCTGTAAGAGATCTCGGTATTCTTACTGCAGAACTTAAAAATGAGTTCGAACTGCGTAAAGGAGGTGGGTGGAAAGCCGAACCGTATATAGGAAATTTTCTCTGGGAGTATAGCATAGATGAAAAGCATTTTAAATATGTTACCAGAGTTTTGCCTTTTTTCATGAGTATAGGACTTCTCCGCTCGGCAAGGCTCCACCAGGGCGACTATAAAAGCTATTTGATTAAAGAAGCATATGAGTGTTTAAAAGCAATTAATTACATGTAA
- a CDS encoding HAD family hydrolase, producing the protein MGHSSGKGEETFESCQIKGVIFDCYQTLIDIDTDEHRLETYEIVTRWLAYQGVKIKPEKLRDTYMFKVREKMEDSREIYPEVRVEEIFAEICKENSIWRIDEKSLGVETSRVFRAASMKKLRPFPQSIRLIEHCINIPKCIISNGQRVFSELELRFLGLYDYFDFVIFSSDVRYKKPDLRLFMTALKKMNLELEPTCVMSIGDSYENDILPARKLGMRAMRIDEAWEQFGLKD; encoded by the coding sequence CTGGGCCATTCTTCCGGGAAGGGAGAGGAGACATTTGAGAGCTGTCAGATAAAAGGAGTTATTTTTGACTGCTACCAGACCCTCATAGATATCGACACTGATGAGCACAGGTTGGAAACGTATGAGATTGTAACCAGATGGCTTGCCTATCAGGGAGTGAAAATAAAGCCAGAAAAATTGCGGGACACTTATATGTTTAAAGTCAGGGAAAAAATGGAGGACTCGAGGGAAATATACCCTGAAGTCAGGGTAGAAGAAATCTTTGCCGAGATCTGCAAGGAGAACTCGATCTGGAGGATTGACGAAAAAAGCCTCGGAGTAGAGACTTCAAGGGTTTTTAGAGCAGCCTCAATGAAAAAACTCCGCCCTTTCCCCCAGAGCATCAGACTGATTGAACATTGTATAAATATCCCCAAATGCATAATCTCTAATGGGCAAAGAGTTTTCTCCGAACTGGAACTCCGATTTCTCGGGCTTTATGATTATTTCGATTTCGTAATCTTCTCATCGGATGTGAGATACAAGAAACCTGATCTCAGGCTTTTCATGACTGCGCTTAAGAAGATGAACCTTGAACTCGAACCCACGTGTGTCATGTCGATTGGAGACTCTTACGAAAACGATATATTGCCTGCAAGGAAATTGGGAATGCGAGCCATGCGTATTGATGAAGCTTGGGAGCAGTTCGGTTTGAAGGACTAA
- a CDS encoding valine--tRNA ligase: MTESEIPKEYNAKEVEEKWMEKWNLSMYHFNWGEDTRPQYIIDTPPPYPTGNFHIGNALNWCYIDYIARYKRMRGYNVMFPQGWDCHGLPTEVKVEEIHGITKNEVSRAEFRRMCRELTAENIEKMRKTMLRLGFSVDWSNEFVTMDPSYFVKTQKSFVRMYNDGYIYHEEHPVNWCPRCETAIAFAEVEYETRQTKLNFVHFDKVDIATTRPELMAACVAVAVNPEDERYKQYVGQEITVPIFGQKVTIIADEDVEPEFGTGAVMICTFGDKQDVRWWVKYQLPLIKAIDKQGRMTKAAGKYEGMSIEECREAVIADLKAAGCLYDQKPLEQNVGLCWRCDTPIEILSEPQWFVKIDNDGILRAADEINWYPEYMKVRLQNWTGTMEWDWCISRQRIFATPIPIWYCKSCGEVMVAEESWLPTDPNEAAPKKACACGSTEFEPETDVLDTWMDSSITALHVTGWESERELRLPAQIRPQGHDIIRTWAFYTILRSLALEGKKPWDSIVINGMVLGPDGHKMSKSLGNVISPEEVISQYSADAFRQWGAVGGSTGSDIMFRWKDVVSASRFLQKMWSIYRFSMSHLKGFGPEDADKFPTDSLRIIDRWLLSRLNRLVDTATKELDAYQFDSTFKAIRGFAWEVLADNYLELVKGRLYGGEPEGKRAAQYVLYQTIKTLSLLLAPFIPFFAEELYSRFSNESVHTQAWPAVDESSINEEAEAAGELIKDITGEVRRYKSELGMALNAPLKKVEIYNIDIDTGDIAGATNSEVELMEGAPSFEYVPVEVKPNMGILGPRFRKNAGAVVKALKAEDPVAVEAQKTSGKITVTVNDEPVELEPEAVEIRKEVISGGREVDVLEVRGAVVVIVR, encoded by the coding sequence ATGACAGAATCAGAAATTCCGAAAGAATATAACGCAAAAGAGGTTGAGGAAAAGTGGATGGAGAAATGGAATCTCTCCATGTACCATTTCAACTGGGGAGAGGATACCCGTCCCCAGTATATCATTGACACCCCACCTCCCTATCCTACAGGCAATTTTCATATCGGAAATGCGCTTAACTGGTGCTATATTGACTATATCGCCCGATACAAACGTATGCGCGGGTACAATGTGATGTTCCCCCAGGGCTGGGACTGCCACGGCCTCCCAACCGAAGTCAAGGTAGAAGAGATTCACGGTATAACGAAAAACGAGGTTTCGCGTGCCGAGTTCCGCAGGATGTGCAGGGAACTGACCGCAGAAAACATCGAAAAGATGCGAAAAACAATGCTGCGCCTGGGCTTTTCCGTCGACTGGAGCAACGAATTCGTTACCATGGACCCATCATACTTTGTAAAAACGCAGAAATCCTTTGTCAGGATGTACAATGATGGGTACATATATCACGAAGAACATCCTGTCAACTGGTGCCCCCGCTGTGAAACTGCCATTGCTTTTGCAGAAGTTGAGTACGAGACAAGGCAAACGAAACTTAATTTTGTCCATTTTGACAAGGTAGATATTGCAACCACGAGACCGGAGCTTATGGCAGCCTGTGTTGCAGTTGCAGTAAATCCCGAAGATGAGCGTTACAAACAGTACGTCGGCCAGGAAATTACAGTACCTATCTTTGGGCAGAAAGTGACCATAATTGCCGATGAGGATGTTGAGCCTGAATTCGGTACAGGTGCCGTAATGATCTGTACTTTCGGAGACAAACAGGACGTTCGCTGGTGGGTTAAATACCAGCTGCCCCTTATAAAGGCAATCGACAAGCAGGGCAGGATGACAAAAGCAGCAGGCAAGTATGAAGGTATGAGCATTGAAGAATGCAGGGAAGCTGTCATTGCTGACCTGAAAGCTGCAGGTTGCCTTTATGACCAGAAACCTCTGGAACAGAATGTTGGGCTCTGCTGGCGCTGCGACACCCCTATCGAGATTCTTTCAGAACCCCAGTGGTTCGTAAAGATTGACAATGACGGCATCCTGAGAGCTGCAGATGAGATCAACTGGTATCCCGAGTATATGAAAGTCAGACTCCAGAACTGGACAGGCACTATGGAATGGGATTGGTGCATATCCAGACAGAGAATCTTTGCAACCCCAATCCCAATATGGTACTGCAAATCATGCGGGGAAGTAATGGTTGCAGAAGAGAGCTGGCTCCCAACTGACCCGAATGAAGCAGCCCCGAAGAAAGCCTGCGCCTGCGGTTCAACCGAGTTTGAACCTGAAACCGATGTGCTGGACACCTGGATGGACTCCTCTATTACAGCATTACATGTCACGGGCTGGGAAAGTGAACGCGAGCTCCGTCTGCCTGCACAGATCCGTCCACAGGGCCATGATATTATAAGGACCTGGGCTTTTTACACGATCCTGCGGAGCCTTGCCCTTGAAGGGAAAAAACCCTGGGACTCTATAGTTATCAACGGCATGGTGCTAGGGCCTGATGGTCATAAAATGAGCAAGTCCCTCGGAAACGTAATTTCCCCGGAAGAAGTTATCTCACAATACAGTGCCGATGCTTTCAGGCAGTGGGGTGCTGTTGGCGGCTCAACAGGCTCGGATATAATGTTCCGATGGAAAGACGTGGTCTCAGCTTCTCGCTTCCTTCAGAAGATGTGGAGTATCTACAGGTTCTCAATGTCTCATCTGAAAGGCTTTGGGCCTGAAGATGCCGATAAATTCCCAACGGATTCCCTCCGTATAATTGACAGGTGGCTTCTGAGTAGGCTGAACAGGCTTGTGGACACTGCGACAAAAGAGCTTGATGCATACCAGTTTGATTCCACATTTAAGGCTATAAGAGGTTTTGCCTGGGAAGTCCTTGCCGATAACTATCTGGAACTCGTAAAAGGCAGACTTTACGGCGGTGAGCCTGAAGGCAAGAGAGCAGCGCAGTACGTGCTCTACCAAACAATTAAGACTCTTTCGCTTCTGCTGGCACCATTTATACCCTTCTTTGCGGAGGAACTTTATTCCAGGTTTAGCAATGAGAGTGTCCATACACAGGCCTGGCCTGCAGTCGATGAGAGTTCCATAAACGAAGAAGCCGAAGCCGCAGGAGAGCTTATCAAGGATATAACAGGTGAGGTCCGCAGGTACAAGTCCGAGCTTGGAATGGCACTTAATGCCCCTCTGAAAAAGGTTGAGATTTATAACATCGATATAGATACAGGAGATATCGCAGGTGCAACGAACTCGGAAGTTGAGTTGATGGAAGGAGCTCCTTCCTTTGAATATGTACCAGTGGAAGTAAAGCCCAATATGGGTATCCTGGGTCCCAGATTCAGAAAAAATGCAGGCGCTGTCGTGAAAGCTCTCAAGGCAGAAGACCCTGTTGCTGTTGAAGCCCAGAAAACATCCGGAAAAATAACTGTCACTGTAAATGACGAGCCGGTCGAACTTGAACCCGAAGCCGTGGAGATAAGGAAGGAAGTGATCTCTGGCGGCAGGGAGGTCGATGTGCTTGAAGTCAGAGGTGCAGTTGTTGTGATTGTAAGGTAA
- a CDS encoding DsrE family protein yields MTKVEKVLLLLKNMVYESTSPQETLKFAKYYRSKGLDVLVILWGPMGVLLAKKDKTRGSPKYDVSVQECIDMGVEFRCCQLASDMIGLKKEELIPGIEFICSKDVAELLLTYAEENQLIISF; encoded by the coding sequence ATGACAAAAGTCGAAAAGGTACTACTGCTGCTCAAAAACATGGTTTACGAGAGCACCAGCCCACAGGAAACTCTTAAATTTGCGAAGTATTACAGGAGTAAGGGGCTTGACGTGCTTGTTATTCTATGGGGACCTATGGGAGTGTTGCTTGCAAAGAAAGACAAAACAAGAGGATCACCCAAATATGATGTTTCTGTTCAGGAATGCATTGACATGGGAGTAGAGTTCCGATGCTGCCAGCTTGCCTCGGACATGATCGGGCTTAAGAAAGAAGAGTTAATTCCTGGAATCGAGTTCATCTGCTCAAAAGATGTAGCCGAGCTCTTGTTGACATATGCCGAAGAAAACCAGCTGATCATCAGTTTCTGA